One genomic segment of Elusimicrobia bacterium HGW-Elusimicrobia-1 includes these proteins:
- a CDS encoding prephenate dehydratase, with translation MIKIAPLRKKIDGVDEKIIALLVERGKLAAEIGRIKKSRDAEYYVPSREKEVLMKLRDRNVKPFTRESLENIFREILNATRSVEKKLSVSYFGPEATFTHQAALKSFGVNAVYIAADTISGVFEEVEKSRADYGVVPVENTSEGMVNHTLDMFFDSDLKIAAEINLPIEHCLLSKSSSIGSIKVVYSHHQALAQTRNWLSRHLGGARVVETLSTAHAAKIAAGKSSAAAVAGSAAAKMYGLNILAKGIEDSRTNYTRFLIIGRGMSSPSGSDKTSVMISIKDRVGALNDILLAFKRHGINLTKIESRPSKKKAWDYVFFIDFLGHINDSKVKKALTAVDRSARSVKILGSYPRAE, from the coding sequence ATTATTAAGATAGCGCCTTTGAGAAAAAAAATCGACGGCGTGGACGAAAAAATCATCGCGCTGCTGGTCGAGAGGGGAAAACTCGCCGCGGAAATAGGCCGGATAAAGAAATCCCGCGACGCGGAATACTATGTGCCGTCGCGCGAAAAAGAAGTGCTTATGAAACTTCGCGACAGAAACGTAAAGCCGTTCACCCGCGAGTCGCTTGAAAATATTTTCAGGGAAATCCTCAACGCCACACGCTCCGTCGAAAAAAAACTTTCCGTGTCGTACTTCGGCCCCGAGGCGACGTTCACTCATCAGGCGGCGCTCAAGAGCTTCGGCGTAAATGCCGTCTACATAGCGGCCGATACGATATCGGGGGTCTTCGAGGAAGTCGAAAAATCCCGCGCCGACTACGGCGTTGTCCCCGTGGAAAACACGTCGGAGGGGATGGTAAATCACACTCTTGACATGTTCTTCGACTCGGACCTTAAAATAGCCGCGGAAATCAATCTGCCCATAGAACACTGCCTACTTTCCAAATCGTCCTCTATAGGTTCAATCAAGGTCGTGTATTCGCATCATCAGGCGCTAGCGCAGACGCGCAACTGGCTCTCAAGGCATCTCGGCGGCGCGCGCGTAGTCGAAACACTCTCGACGGCTCACGCCGCAAAAATAGCCGCCGGCAAATCTTCCGCGGCTGCCGTAGCCGGCTCGGCGGCCGCAAAGATGTACGGGCTGAATATCCTTGCAAAAGGCATAGAGGATTCCAGGACAAACTACACGCGCTTTCTGATAATAGGCCGCGGGATGTCATCGCCGTCGGGCAGCGACAAGACATCGGTGATGATTTCCATAAAAGACCGCGTCGGCGCGCTCAACGATATTTTGCTGGCCTTCAAAAGACACGGCATCAATCTCACGAAAATAGAGTCGAGACCGAGCAAAAAAAAAGCGTGGGATTATGTCTTCTTCATAGATTTTCTCGGACATATCAACGACTCAAAAGTCAAAAAGGCGCTGACCGCCGTCGACAGAAGCGCGCGCTCGGTAAAGATTCTGGGCTCTTACCCGCGCGCCGAATAA
- a CDS encoding histidinol-phosphate transaminase, with product MKLKKLVRKAVKNFAPYVAGRDLESVKKEYGIKSVIKLASNENPLGAGRAAVEAVRKAAAGIFRYPDSDSSALRAEAGKKLGIAPENIVAGAGSDELIEIIAKTYFSPGDEIVVSKHAFIRYKMAAELMSARTVEVSVSGLSHDLEAMARAVTSRTKAVFIANPNNPTGTYNTALELERFLKNLARRKLEPLTIVDEAYFEYAREFPDYPDSSRYIARHPNIVVLRTFSKIHGLAGLRLGLALCSKEVAAELNRVRPPFNVSTTAQAAGIAALSDDKHVTASLTALKSGRDFIYRELKNAGIGFLRTAGNFILVEAGKLSGAEIFRRMIAKGVIVRAMDEYGLPEHFRVTVGLPSENKIFVEELKKIMKKGERGPRKRQKRARQGLKQQ from the coding sequence ATGAAACTAAAAAAACTTGTGCGCAAAGCTGTAAAAAACTTCGCTCCGTACGTGGCGGGGCGCGACCTTGAGTCGGTAAAAAAAGAATACGGAATCAAATCCGTAATAAAACTCGCGTCCAACGAAAACCCTCTGGGCGCGGGCCGCGCGGCGGTTGAAGCCGTAAGAAAAGCCGCAGCCGGCATATTCCGCTATCCGGACAGCGATTCCTCCGCGCTCCGTGCGGAGGCGGGCAAAAAATTGGGCATCGCCCCCGAAAATATTGTCGCGGGAGCCGGCTCCGACGAACTTATCGAAATAATAGCCAAAACTTATTTTAGCCCGGGCGACGAGATAGTAGTTTCCAAACACGCTTTCATCAGATATAAAATGGCGGCGGAACTTATGTCGGCGCGCACCGTCGAAGTGAGTGTTTCCGGCCTGAGTCACGACCTTGAAGCGATGGCGCGCGCAGTCACTTCCCGCACAAAAGCGGTTTTTATAGCCAACCCGAACAATCCGACCGGCACATACAATACGGCGCTTGAGTTAGAACGGTTTCTAAAAAATCTCGCGCGGCGAAAACTTGAACCGCTGACAATCGTGGACGAGGCATATTTTGAGTACGCCAGAGAATTCCCGGACTATCCGGATTCGTCAAGATATATCGCGCGGCATCCGAACATTGTCGTATTGAGAACTTTTTCCAAGATTCACGGACTTGCCGGATTGCGTCTCGGACTTGCCCTCTGCTCAAAAGAAGTCGCCGCGGAACTCAATCGCGTGCGCCCGCCTTTTAACGTGTCAACCACGGCGCAGGCGGCGGGCATTGCCGCCCTGTCCGACGACAAACACGTGACCGCGTCGCTTACCGCGCTTAAATCGGGGCGGGATTTTATTTACCGCGAACTGAAGAACGCGGGCATTGGTTTCCTCAGAACTGCGGGCAACTTTATACTCGTTGAAGCCGGCAAGCTCTCCGGCGCCGAGATATTTCGCCGGATGATTGCCAAAGGCGTAATAGTCAGGGCAATGGACGAATACGGGCTGCCCGAACATTTCCGCGTTACCGTGGGACTGCCGTCGGAAAACAAGATTTTCGTCGAAGAATTAAAAAAAATAATGAAAAAAGGAGAGCGCGGGCCGCGCAAACGCCAAAAGCGGGCGCGGCAGGGCTTAAAACAACAATGA
- the aroF gene encoding 3-deoxy-7-phosphoheptulonate synthase, which produces MIITLKNGAAKKDVDAVVKKIKSLGYTPHVSRGVDKTIIGMIGERAEKYREAFEAMEVVDHISEIEKPYKLASREFKKENTVIKIDGVEIGGNKIVVIAGPCAIEKKDILVEIARLIKSCGAKGIRGGAFKPRTSPYAFQGLGEAGLKLLAEAKKASGLITVTEVMNITQIAPVVKYADVIQIGARNIQNYDLLKAVGKTRKPVLLKRGMATTVKELLLSAEYIMSGGNHKVILCERGIRTFEDSTRFTLDLNAVPVLKKLSHLPVFVDPSHGIGIREHVGAMAKAAVAAGADGILIEVHPKPEEALSDGPQSLLPHQFEKLMSELKLVAAAVGRQI; this is translated from the coding sequence ATGATCATCACACTGAAAAACGGCGCGGCGAAAAAAGACGTCGACGCCGTGGTAAAAAAAATCAAGTCGCTGGGATACACTCCGCACGTGTCGCGCGGAGTAGACAAAACCATCATCGGAATGATAGGCGAAAGGGCGGAAAAATACCGCGAGGCCTTCGAGGCGATGGAGGTCGTAGACCACATAAGCGAAATCGAGAAACCCTACAAACTGGCGTCGAGGGAATTCAAAAAAGAGAATACCGTCATAAAAATAGACGGCGTGGAAATAGGCGGCAACAAAATCGTAGTCATAGCCGGTCCGTGCGCCATCGAGAAAAAAGATATTCTCGTGGAGATCGCCCGTCTTATAAAATCCTGCGGAGCCAAAGGAATAAGAGGCGGAGCGTTTAAGCCCAGGACGTCGCCGTACGCGTTTCAGGGACTCGGCGAGGCGGGATTAAAACTTCTTGCCGAAGCAAAAAAAGCGTCGGGTCTCATTACCGTCACGGAAGTAATGAACATAACGCAGATTGCTCCGGTCGTCAAATACGCCGACGTAATACAGATAGGCGCCAGAAACATACAGAACTACGACTTGCTGAAAGCCGTGGGAAAAACGCGCAAACCGGTTCTTCTCAAGCGCGGAATGGCCACGACGGTAAAAGAGCTCCTGCTTTCGGCGGAATACATAATGTCGGGCGGCAACCACAAGGTAATTCTCTGCGAGCGCGGAATCCGCACGTTCGAGGACTCAACGCGCTTTACTCTGGATTTGAACGCCGTGCCGGTCTTAAAGAAACTCTCGCATCTGCCGGTTTTCGTCGATCCTTCGCACGGAATAGGCATAAGAGAACATGTCGGGGCAATGGCAAAAGCGGCCGTAGCCGCCGGAGCCGACGGCATTCTCATAGAAGTCCACCCGAAACCGGAAGAGGCGCTCTCCGACGGTCCGCAGTCGCTGCTGCCCCATCAATTTGAAAAACTCATGTCGGAGCTCAAACTCGTGGCCGCCGCCGTGGGAAGGCAGATATAA
- a CDS encoding prephenate dehydrogenase/arogenate dehydrogenase family protein, with the protein MKIAVIGAGLIGGSIGMALRPLKIGGKKIRVTGVGRNRARLELARRLGAVDEYSLDARAGVKDADVVFICLPVDMIAKTALAVAPFCKRGAVITDVGSVKKIIVDAVDKRAKTLREAGVFFVGAHPIAGAEKTSVRNARRDMFAGATAVVAPGKTSGSKAVRLVEKLWKAAGAKVARLSPSAHDAKLARTSHLPHAVAYALANSVGYGDLRFAGAGFADSTRIASSAPDLWAQIILSNKKETLKAVRVFAGELSKIARAKSKPALARIFASAKKKRDSLDGVSGK; encoded by the coding sequence ATGAAAATCGCCGTAATAGGCGCCGGACTCATAGGCGGATCCATAGGAATGGCTCTGCGCCCCTTGAAAATCGGCGGTAAAAAAATCCGTGTGACGGGCGTAGGCCGAAACCGCGCGCGGCTCGAACTCGCCCGCCGCCTCGGAGCCGTCGACGAATACTCCCTCGACGCAAGAGCCGGCGTAAAAGACGCCGATGTCGTTTTCATCTGCCTGCCCGTGGATATGATAGCCAAAACCGCGCTCGCCGTGGCGCCCTTCTGCAAGCGCGGAGCGGTGATAACCGATGTCGGAAGCGTAAAAAAAATCATTGTCGATGCCGTCGACAAGCGCGCCAAAACACTCCGCGAAGCCGGCGTGTTTTTCGTGGGCGCGCATCCGATAGCCGGAGCCGAAAAAACGTCGGTGCGAAACGCGCGGCGCGATATGTTCGCCGGAGCGACGGCTGTCGTTGCGCCGGGAAAAACATCCGGAAGCAAAGCCGTCCGCCTTGTCGAAAAACTCTGGAAAGCCGCGGGCGCCAAAGTCGCGCGGCTGTCGCCGTCGGCGCACGACGCCAAACTCGCCCGCACAAGCCATCTGCCGCACGCGGTGGCCTACGCCCTTGCGAACTCCGTCGGATACGGCGACCTCAGGTTCGCCGGCGCGGGCTTTGCGGATTCCACGCGCATCGCTTCATCTGCGCCCGATTTATGGGCGCAGATAATACTTTCCAATAAAAAAGAAACTCTTAAGGCGGTTCGGGTTTTCGCCGGAGAACTCTCGAAAATCGCCCGCGCGAAGTCCAAACCCGCGCTGGCGCGAATCTTTGCATCCGCCAAGAAAAAAAGAGATTCTCTCGACGGAGTTTCAGGCAAGTGA
- the aroA gene encoding 3-phosphoshikimate 1-carboxyvinyltransferase, with the protein MNRISGRIEVAADKSVSHRALMISSIARGKTLVKNFLRSDDCLSTMAAMRALGVSIDDRGTEVLIDGRGTALTPPAGDIYAGNSGTTARLLAGILAGQNFKTIITGDASLSSRPMGRIERPLNAMGAAVKTTGGKLPVEIKGGKLRAAEYSSDIASAQVKSCVLLAGLYANGLTTFREPRKSRDHTERMLTDFGVDIRTSDGGAAGCSVTVKGPSGLASPETIEVPGDISSAAFFMTAASILPGSNITITGVGVNPTRTGVIDVLRRMGADITVDNPRNAGGEPVADITVKYAGLRGVDIAEAEIPLLIDELPIIAVAACLADGPTTVTGAAELRVKETDRIKSVVGELSKMGARINELPDGFRVEGPSRLRGARVDSRGDHRMAMSLAVASLAAEGETIVTGPECAAVSFPNFYETLARVKS; encoded by the coding sequence GTGAATCGTATATCCGGCAGGATTGAAGTCGCGGCCGACAAGTCCGTCTCCCACAGGGCGCTGATGATTTCGTCCATAGCCCGCGGAAAAACCCTCGTAAAAAATTTCCTCCGCTCGGACGACTGTCTTTCTACAATGGCCGCCATGCGCGCCCTCGGCGTGTCCATAGACGACCGCGGAACCGAAGTCCTCATCGACGGACGGGGGACGGCGTTAACGCCGCCGGCGGGCGATATCTATGCCGGCAATTCCGGCACCACAGCGCGCCTGCTGGCCGGAATACTGGCCGGACAAAACTTCAAAACTATTATAACCGGCGACGCGTCGCTGTCGTCGCGGCCGATGGGCAGAATCGAGCGGCCGCTTAATGCGATGGGCGCGGCCGTAAAAACCACGGGCGGAAAGCTGCCCGTCGAAATCAAAGGCGGCAAACTGCGCGCCGCTGAATACTCGTCGGACATCGCCTCCGCCCAGGTGAAGTCCTGCGTATTGCTGGCCGGACTTTACGCCAACGGCTTGACGACTTTCCGCGAGCCCCGCAAATCCCGCGACCACACCGAACGAATGCTGACTGACTTCGGCGTCGACATCAGAACGTCCGACGGCGGCGCCGCCGGCTGCTCCGTCACCGTTAAAGGCCCGTCGGGGCTGGCTTCGCCGGAGACCATTGAAGTGCCCGGCGACATATCTTCGGCGGCTTTTTTTATGACGGCGGCGTCCATACTTCCCGGTTCAAATATAACGATAACGGGCGTCGGCGTAAATCCCACGCGAACCGGCGTCATCGACGTCCTCCGCCGCATGGGCGCCGATATTACCGTGGACAATCCACGCAACGCCGGCGGCGAGCCGGTCGCCGACATCACCGTGAAATATGCCGGCCTTAGGGGCGTCGACATCGCGGAAGCCGAAATTCCTCTTTTAATCGACGAACTTCCCATTATCGCCGTCGCCGCGTGCCTGGCCGACGGCCCCACGACGGTGACCGGCGCCGCCGAACTCCGCGTAAAAGAAACCGACAGAATCAAATCCGTCGTCGGCGAACTCTCGAAAATGGGCGCGCGCATAAACGAACTGCCCGACGGCTTCCGCGTCGAAGGCCCGTCGCGCCTGCGCGGCGCGCGGGTGGACTCGCGGGGCGACCACCGCATGGCGATGTCTCTGGCCGTGGCCTCTCTTGCCGCCGAAGGAGAAACCATCGTAACCGGCCCCGAATGCGCCGCGGTTTCTTTCCCGAACTTTTATGAAACGCTCGCGAGGGTGAAATCATGA
- a CDS encoding cytidylate kinase, translating into MKKKNVIAIDGPAGAGKSTIAKIVAKKLGYLYIDTGAMYRAVTWKALKEKIDLGDIDAVVALTRKTDIGLKNTGGALSVFVDGRDVSPEIRKESISRHTNEIASLGGVRNILRQKQQEMGSKGGVVMEGRDIGTCVFPDAKYKFYLDASIEERARRRYNQLLKKGEKVNLAKIKSAIAERDYKDKNRGINPLRCAEDAEVIDSTRLNLKEVAKVIFDYVRNKKKLK; encoded by the coding sequence ATGAAAAAGAAAAACGTCATAGCCATCGACGGCCCCGCGGGAGCGGGAAAATCCACCATAGCCAAAATTGTCGCCAAAAAACTCGGGTATCTTTATATCGATACCGGCGCCATGTACCGCGCCGTCACGTGGAAAGCCCTGAAAGAAAAAATCGACCTCGGCGACATAGACGCCGTGGTGGCTCTGACGCGCAAAACCGACATAGGTCTCAAAAATACCGGAGGGGCTTTAAGCGTTTTTGTCGACGGGCGCGACGTCTCCCCTGAAATACGCAAAGAAAGCATATCGCGGCACACCAACGAAATAGCGTCGCTGGGCGGCGTAAGAAACATACTCAGGCAGAAACAACAGGAAATGGGCTCAAAAGGCGGCGTAGTAATGGAAGGCCGCGACATAGGCACCTGCGTATTCCCCGACGCAAAATATAAATTTTATCTCGACGCGTCAATAGAAGAGAGGGCGCGCAGACGCTATAATCAACTCTTAAAAAAAGGGGAAAAAGTCAACCTCGCCAAAATAAAATCGGCGATAGCCGAGCGGGATTACAAAGACAAAAACCGCGGAATAAATCCGTTGAGATGCGCGGAAGACGCCGAGGTTATCGATTCCACCCGCCTGAACTTAAAAGAAGTCGCCAAAGTAATATTCGACTATGTCCGAAACAAAAAAAAACTTAAGTAG
- a CDS encoding 1-acyl-sn-glycerol-3-phosphate acyltransferase, producing MSETKKNLSSPFARTTAVYRVGYFLCRIIFIVLRRVKVRGTENIPSSGAFIVAPNHSSWLDPPLVGAASPVPLSYMAKKELFSSPLLGWLLPRVNVFPVDRGVSDIGAVRAAFRILGSGLPLLLFPEGTRGKKKTAAAPAPQKKPPKLGAGYFAAKFQAPVIPVRIINAGYFFSFKPVEIIWGKPVAPPPAGSKDDYAAYTLEIIEKIYSLSPGGNR from the coding sequence ATGTCCGAAACAAAAAAAAACTTAAGTAGCCCGTTCGCGCGAACGACTGCGGTATACCGTGTCGGTTATTTTTTATGCAGAATAATCTTTATTGTTCTGCGCCGCGTAAAAGTGCGGGGAACGGAAAATATCCCTTCGTCGGGCGCGTTCATAGTGGCTCCCAATCACTCAAGCTGGCTCGACCCGCCGCTCGTCGGCGCCGCAAGCCCCGTGCCGTTAAGCTATATGGCCAAAAAAGAATTATTCTCCTCGCCGCTCCTGGGATGGCTTCTGCCGCGCGTAAACGTATTCCCCGTCGACAGAGGCGTTTCCGACATAGGCGCGGTGCGCGCCGCTTTCAGAATCCTCGGAAGCGGCCTGCCCCTGCTGCTTTTTCCGGAAGGCACGAGGGGAAAGAAAAAGACGGCTGCCGCGCCGGCGCCTCAAAAAAAACCGCCGAAACTCGGAGCGGGATACTTTGCCGCGAAATTTCAGGCGCCTGTTATTCCGGTCAGAATTATTAACGCCGGTTATTTCTTTTCATTCAAACCGGTAGAAATAATCTGGGGGAAACCCGTTGCGCCTCCGCCGGCCGGGTCAAAAGACGATTACGCCGCTTACACTCTCGAAATCATAGAAAAAATTTACTCCCTGAGCCCCGGCGGCAACCGATGA
- a CDS encoding 4-hydroxy-3-methylbut-2-enyl diphosphate reductase, which translates to MKITIAKNSGFCFGVKRAVDIVEKLSSGRDKIYTNGPIIHNPQVIRSLSRQGVKTLNSSDDALRLRDGLLVIRTHGMKKDFPEAVSKKVRVIDATCPFVGRAQRIVKKLSAEGRKVIILGDAHHPEVEGLVSYAEDAAVIKTPREASKLDLRGRIGFLSQTTQSVGDFAAISRYIKKRNAEAMIFDTICRTTSLRQSEVEKLARKSDIMVVVGGKNSANTKRLAAISRKHTVTYHIETSRELKKSWFVGKKLSVGIAAGASTPDRITREVAGRIKKISAGR; encoded by the coding sequence ATGAAAATCACCATAGCGAAAAACTCCGGTTTCTGCTTCGGCGTCAAGCGCGCCGTCGATATCGTGGAAAAACTCTCGTCGGGACGCGATAAAATCTACACAAACGGACCCATAATACACAATCCGCAGGTCATAAGATCCCTGTCGAGACAAGGTGTCAAAACGCTCAATTCTTCCGACGACGCCCTGCGGCTCAGAGACGGTCTTCTGGTAATAAGAACCCACGGGATGAAGAAGGACTTTCCCGAAGCGGTTTCAAAAAAAGTCAGGGTCATAGACGCCACCTGCCCTTTCGTCGGGAGAGCTCAGCGAATCGTAAAAAAACTCTCAGCCGAAGGCCGCAAGGTGATAATACTCGGCGACGCGCATCACCCCGAAGTGGAAGGTCTGGTATCCTACGCCGAGGATGCCGCTGTCATCAAAACTCCGCGCGAGGCATCCAAACTCGATTTGCGCGGGCGCATAGGATTTCTGAGCCAGACAACGCAATCCGTGGGAGATTTCGCGGCTATTTCGCGCTACATAAAAAAACGCAACGCCGAGGCCATGATATTCGACACCATCTGCCGCACGACATCGCTGCGACAGAGCGAGGTTGAAAAATTAGCCCGAAAATCTGATATAATGGTGGTGGTCGGAGGGAAGAATTCCGCCAACACAAAACGACTTGCGGCCATATCCCGCAAACACACGGTAACCTACCACATAGAAACATCGCGCGAACTCAAAAAATCATGGTTCGTCGGAAAAAAACTTTCCGTCGGTATAGCCGCGGGAGCGTCCACGCCTGACAGAATAACCAGAGAAGTCGCCGGGCGCATAAAAAAAATAAGCGCCGGCCGATAA